A region of the Rhizobium binae genome:
CTATTCCGATTACGGCATTCCCGACGAGCAGACGACCGTCATCGTTTCCAGCGACGCCTATCTCGCGGCGAGTCGAGAACAGGCCCGCGCTTTCATCCAGGCCACGCGCCAGGGTTATGCCTATTCCGTCGACCATCCTGAAGAGGCCTGCGACCTGCTGATTTCCAACAGCAATGGCGCACTGATGAACACGGAACTGGTGAAAGCGTCCCAGAAGGCTTTGATCGACGGGCATTTCCTCAAATCCGAAGCAGGCGTGATCGGCACCATCGACCCGGCGAAGGCCGATGCCATCGGCGGCTTCCTGCTTGAGAACGGCATCCTGCTCGATGCGAATGGCGCAACGCTCAAGGAGAAGCCGGATTTTTCCAGCTATTATACCAACGAACTCTTCGGCTGAACTCGGCCCGGTCTTGCCCGACGAGGCGTTCCACGGCAAGCTTTTGTCTGGTGTGGTTTGAGCCGGATCGGCAGGGTGGGGAACGACATGCGACCGCAGGAGAGACTGGCCGGAGCGGACTTTTTGCGCGCGATGGCCTGCCTGCTGGTGCTTGCTCACCATCTCACGCTCCGGCTGGATATGCGCCGAATTCCCGATGAATTGGCGTCGACGGCGCACATCCTCCGCTTCGGCAACTTCGGCGTTGCCATTTTCTTCGTGCTCAGCGGATTTCTTCTGGCCCGTCCCTTCTGGCGCGCGCTCGATGGCGGCAGCGGCATGCCGAGCCTTGGGAACTATGCCATCCGCAGGGCGGCGCGCATTGCCCCCGGCTTCTGGTTCGCCGCCACCGTCAGCTTCATTGTCAGCCTGACGCTGCTTGCGCTGCCGCTGACGCCGGAGCTTGCCCTTCGATACGTTTCCGGATTGCTGTTCATGAGCCAATGGCATTGGCGCACGTTTTTCCCTGTCGAGGCTGACGGGCCGCTCTGGTCCATCCCCTTCGAGGTCACCAGCTATGTGCTCCTGCCGGCCTGCTTTTCCCTGCTGTTTCGCCTGCCCGGGCTGCGGCAGCGCCTGTTCCTGGCCCGTTGCGCCTGGGTCTGCGTCGTTGCCGGCGCCCTCATTGCCCATCTGGCCATCTTAAGGCTTTTTGCGCTCGACGACATCGGGCGCGGCTGGGCCTATGGCCTGCAGGGCGGGGCGAAGGAATGGATGCCCAACTACAATCCGATCGGCTTCTTCGCCGTCTTCGCGCTCGGCGCGCTTGCCGCCGGCATAGAAATCATGCTGCCGGCAAAGCGTTCCCTCGGATTCGATGTCGCGGCACTTCTCGCCTTTTCCATTGCCGGCTACCGCCTCGCCATATCGCCCGGCGGTTCGGCCGAGGCTTACGGCTGGCTCGGCATCCCCTACGGATTTCCCGTCTTTCCGCTGGCGATCGCAACGGCGCTCGTATCGCTCTGCCATTCGCAGCGTCTGGGCAGGTTGCTCGACAACGCGCCGGTCCGCTACGTCGCCAAGATCTCGTTCGGCATCTACATCTGGCAGGAGATCATCTTGACATTGATTCAGAGACTCGACCCCGGTTCGTTCGGCGCCTCCTCGGACAATGTGGTCATCGGCTGGCTGCAATCCTGCGGTCTAGCGGCGACGCTCGTCATTCTGGTGGCAAGTCTGAGCTATCATCTGCTGGAAGGAGCGGCGATCGACTTCGGCAACCGTCTGACATCGCACTCACCCGATCAGGCTACTCCTTTTAAAGTATAATTTTGTTTCCGCATCAACTACAGGCATTAAGGTGAACAGGCAATACTCCCATTTTCGGTGTCTTTAGGGTTATCGATTTCTTATTTATACCGATGACAAACCTTACGTGAGCATGTATTTGTCTCCACACAGTTTCAGAATTGCATCTAAACTTGTGGGCCTTGCGTAATGAATGCTTTTATTTCGAAGACGCGTTCACGCTTCGATCCGTCCCAGCGTCAGACCAAAACCAGGACCCTGCTCGTGGCGAATTCCAACATTCGCCAGCCGGAGAGCTTTGCGAAGGCCGAAGGAAGGCCGGCACTGCGATTGGCCGTCAAACGGCTGATCGACATCGTCATCTCGGCCAACGCCCTGATCGTACTGGCGCCGCTTTTTCTGGCGATCGCGCTTTTCATCAAGCTCGACGATGGCGGCCCGGTGTTCTTCCGCCAGCTCCGCTGGGGGCTGAACGGCCGGAAGATCAAGATCTTCAAATTCCGTTCAATGCGGGCGGACGCTTGCGATCCCAGCGGCGTGCAGCAGACCGTCAAGGGCGACGTCAGGATGACCGCCATCGGCGCCATGCTCCGCAGGACCAACATCGACGAACTGCCGCAGCTTCTGAACGTCCTCAAAGGCGAGATGTCCTTGGTCGGCCCACGCTGCCATGCCATCAACATGCGCGCCGCCGGCAGGCTCTACGAGGAGGCGGTGCCGAACTACCACCATCGACACATCATGCGCCCCGGCATTACCGGCCTGGCGCAGACACGCGGCTGGCGCGGTCCGACGACAAGGCCGCTGGAAGCCCGGGCCCGCATCGCCTGTGATATCTATTATGTCAGGAATTTCAGCCTGTTGCTCGACCTGAAGATCCTGTTCAAGACACTGATCATCGAGCTGCGCGGCGGCACTGGCTTCTGAGGCGCCGCGACAACACGACGGCAGCGTCCGCTTTCCCAGCCGGTTGAAATCTTCTGATCGCTCACAGCCTTGCAAGACAAGCGACACTCTGTTGCAGCAAGGCTCTATCGTTGACGTTTGGCAAACCGGCAAGGCGGCCCTTCGCTTTCAAGCCGCTCGACAACGCTGGGTTCGCAATCGGGAAACCGGCAGAAACAAGAAAGCGGCCTCGAAGGCCGCCTTTCATTGATGCTGTCGCCGCCATCAGTCCTGCTCGACGACACCACGCAGATGAGTCAGTTCCAGGATGAAGTGCTCAAGCTTCGATTTGTGCTCGTGATGCACGGCATCCTCGAGTTCCTTCTTGGCAGCTTCGATGCGGCGGGTCAGTTCATCCTTGTTGAGCTCTTCAACCGGAACGGCAGACTCGGCAAGCAATGTGCAGCCTGTCGGAAGGATATCGGCAAAACCACCGAACACCACATAGTCCTGCTTTCTGCCGGAGCCGGAGCGGACGCTCACGATACCCGGCTTGATCGTTGTCATGGTCGGCGCATGATGCGCCATAACCGTCATCTCGCCTTCGGTTGCGGGAATGACGACTTCGGTCACCATCTCCGACAGCAGCAGACGCTCCGGCGAAACGAGCTCAAAGTTGAAATTGTCAGCCATCAGTGACTTACCTTCTCGGCTATGGCTTTGCAGCTTGCAATTTGGTCCCGCAGAACGGGCAGTGCAGTATCGCCTGATCGAGATATCCGAGGCCTTCCTCGGTCCGAACCAGCCCGACAACCATCATCGTCACGCCGTTATCGGCGCGGTAGACGGTCGGCGCGGCCGGCTCTGGCAGCTCCGCCACGACTCCCTTGAGAGAGTCGCAGCAGAATATCTCGTCCTGAGCGTCGCTCATCAAGCGGCGGCGAGCTTCTTGGCCTTCTCGACGGCTTCATCGATCGAGCCGACCATGTAGAAGGCGGCTTCCGGCAGATTGTCGTATTCGCCGTTAACGAGGCCCTTGAAGCCCTTGATCGTGTCTTCGAGAGCAACCAGCTTGCCCGGCGAGCCGGTGAAGACTTCGGCAACGAAGAACGGCTGCGACAGGAAGCGCTCGATCTTGCGGGCGCGCGCGACGGCAACCTTGTCTTCTTCGGACAGTTCATCCATGCCCAGAATGGCGATGATGTCCTGCAGGGCCTTGTATCGCTGCAGCGTCGACTGGACCTTACGGGCGACTTCGTAATGCTCTTCGCCGACGACCAACGGATCGAGCATGCGCGAGGTGGAGTCGAGCGGGTCGACGGCCGGGTAGATGCCCTTTTCAGCAATCGAACGCGACAGAACCGTCGTTGCGTCAAGGTGGGCGAACGAGGTCGCCGGCGCCGGGTCGGTCAAGTCGTCGGCCGGAACGTAGATGGCCTGGACCGAGGTGATCGAGCCCGTGGTCGTCGTGGTGATGCGTTCCTGCATCTGACCCATGTCGGTTGCGAGCGTCGGCTGATAACCTACGGCCGAAGGAATACGGCCGAGCAGAGCCGACACTTCGGAACCCGCCTGCGTGAAACGGAAGATGTTGTCGACGAAGAACAGAACGTCCTGGCCCTGGTCGCGGAAATGTTCTGCGACGGTCAGACCGGTCAGCGCGACGCGAGCACGCGCGCCCGGCGGTTCGTTCATCTGGCCGTAAACGAGCGCAGCCTTCGAGCCCTCGCCTCCGCCATGCTTGTTGACGCCTGATTCGATCATTTCGTGGTAGAGGTCGTTGCCTTCGCGGGTACGCTCACCCACGCCTGCGAAGACCGAGTAACCACCGTGCGCCTTGGCGACGTTGTTGATCAGTTCCATGATGAGAACCGTCTTGCCGACGCCGGCGCCGCCGAACAGGCCGATCTTGCCGCCCTTTGCGTAAGGGGCGAGAAGGTCGACGACCTTGATGCCGGTAACGAGGATCTGCGCTTCCGTCGACTGCTCGACGTAAGCCGGCGCGTCCTGGTGGATGGCGCGCTTGTGGGCAGTGTTGAGAGGGCCCGCTTCGTCGACCGGTTCGCCGATGACGTTCATGATGCGGCCAAGCGTCTCATCGCCGACCGGAACCGAGATCGGGGCGCCGGTATCGACGACCTGCTGGCCGCGGACGAGACCCTCGCTCGAGTCCATGGCGATGGTGCGGACTTCGTTTTCGCCCAGATGCTGAGCGACTTCGAGAACAAGGCGGTTGCCGTTGTTATCGGTTTCGAGCGCGTTCAGGATCGCCGGCAGTTCGCCTTCGAAAGCGACGTCCACGACGGCGCCGATAACCTGGGTGACTTTGCCGACAGAGCGGGTAGCTGCCTCAGCCATTTTCTTACCCTCTTTTCCTAACTCAGAGCGCTTCCGCGCCCGAAATGATTTCAATCAGTTCCTTGGTGATCTGCGCCTGACGCTGGCGGTTGTAGCTCAGTGTCAGCTTATTGATCATCTCACCAGCATTGCGCGTCGCATTGTCCATGGCGCTCATCTTGGCGCCCATTTCGCCCGCGACATTCTCGAGAAGAGCGCGGAAGATCTGGACCGAGATGTTGCGCGGGATCAGATCGTCGAGGATCGACGCCGGATCCGGCTCGTATTCGTAGACGGCGCCAGCATGCTCCTCATCCTCGACGACGGCTTCCGGGGCCTTGGCGGGGATGAGCTGCTGCGCGGTCGGAACCTGGCTGATCACCGACTTGAACTCGGAATAGAACAGCGTGCAGACGTCGAATTCGCCGGCCTCGAACATCTCGATGATGCGCTTGCCGATCTGGTCGGCATTCTCGAAACCGATCTTCTTGACCTCGCGCAATTCCTTGCGCTCGACAATCAGTGACGCGAATTCGCGGCGCAGAATGTCATAACCCTTCTTGCCGATGGTGAAGATCTTCACCGTCTTGCCTTCGGCGACCAATTTGCGGACATGGTCGCGAGCGAAGCGGGCAATCTGCGAGTTGAAACCGCCGCACAGGCCGCGTTCGGCCGTGCAGACCACGAGCAGGTGCACCTGGTCCTCGCCGGTGCCGGTCATCAAGACCGGCGCCCCGTCCGCATCGGTAACGGCCTTGGCGATATTCGCCAGGACCGCGTTCATACGCTGCGAGTAAGGCCGGGCGGCCTCGGCCGCCTCCTGCGCACGCCGAAGCTTCGCCGCGGCGACCATCTTCATCGCCTTGGTGATCTTCTGCGTCGCCTTGACGGAGGCGATCCGGTTTTTCAGATCCTTAAGTGAAGGCATCCGTTATCCGTCCTAACCTGGCCCGATTACTGGAAAGACTTGGCGAAGTTGTCGAGAGCAGCGGTGAGCTTGCCCCTGGTGTCGTCGCTGATAGCCTTTTCCGTGCGGATTGCGTCGAGGATGGCGGAGCCTTCCGAACGCAGATAGGACAACAGGCCCTGTTCGAACTTGCCGACCGATGCGACCGGCAGCTTGTCGAGGTAACCGTTGACGCCTGCGAAGATCACAGCGACCTGCTCTTCCGTCTTCAGCGGCGAGAACTGCGGCTGCTTCAGGAGTTCGGTCAGGCGAGCGCCACGGTTCAGCAGGCGCTGCGTCGCAGCGTCAAGATCCGAACCGAACTGGGCGAAGGCGGCCATTTCGCGGTACTGGGCGAGCTCGCCCTTGATCGAGCCTGCGACCTGCTTCATCGCCTTGATCTGAGCCGAAGAACCGACGCGGGAAACCGACAGACCGACGTTCACGGCAGGACGGATACCCTGGTAGAACAGGTCGGTTTCAAGGAAGATCTGGCCGTCGGTAATCGAGATCACGTTGGTCGGAATGAAGGCCGAAACGTCGTTGCCCTGCGTTTCGATAACAGGAAGAGCGGTCAGCGAACCGGCACCCATGTCGTCGTTCATCTTCGCAGCGCGCTCGAGCAGGCGAGAGTGCAGATAGAAAACATCGCCCGGATAGGCTTCGCGGCCCGGCGGGCGACGCAGCAACAGCGACATCTGGCGGTAGGACACGGCCTGCTTCGACAGGTCGTCGTATCCAATCAGCGCATGCATGCCGTTGTCGCGGAAATATTCGCCCATGGCGCAGCCGGCAAACGGGGCCAGGTACTGCATCGGCGCCGGATCGGAAGCGGTGGCGGCGACGATGATCGAGTATTTCAGCGCGCCGCGCTCTTCGAGCACCTTGACGAACTGGGCGACGGTCGAACGCTTCTGGCCGATAGCGACGTAAACGCAGTAAAGCTTTTCGCCCTCCGGACCATTGTCGTGAATGGCCTTCTGGTTGAGGAAGGCATCGAGAAGGATGGCGGTCTTGCCGGTCTGGCGGTCGCCGATGACGAGTTCGCGCTGGCCGCGGCCGACCGGGATCAGCGCATCGATGGCCTTGAGGCCGGTCGACATCGGCTCATGGACCGACTTGCGCGGGATGATGCCGGGAGCCTTGATGTCGACGCGCGAACGGCGCGTCGCATTGATCGGGCCTTTGCCGTCGATCGGGTTGCCGAGCGCGTCGACGACACGGCCGAGCAGTTCGGGACCAACGGGAACGTCGACGATGGCACCAGTCCGCTTGACGGTGTCGCCTTCCTTGATGTCGCGGTCGTTGCCGAAAATAACGACGCCGACGTTATCGGATTCAAGGTTCAGGGCCATGCCGCGGATGCCGCCGGGGAACTCGACCATTTCACCGGCCTGGACATTGTCCAGCCCGTAAACGCGAGCGATACCGTCACCGACGGAGAGAACCTGGCCGACTTCCGAGACTTCCGCCTCTTTGCCGAAATTTTTGATCTGGTCTTTGAGAATTGCGGAAATTTCCGCGGCGCGGATATCCATCAGCCAACCTCTTTCAATGCGAGCTTAAGGGTAGAGAGTTTGGTACGAAGAGACGTATCAATCTGACGGGACCCGACCTTCACGATCAGACCACCAAGAATTGACGGATCAACCGTGACGGCCATCGTCACGTCTTTGCCGGTGACGCTCTTGAGTGCCGCCTTCAATTCGGTTTCCTGCGCCTGGGAGAGCGCATGCGCCGAGGTGACCTCGGCGGAGATTTCACCGCGATGATTCGCGGCGATGAGGCGGAAGGCCCTGATCATCCCCGGCAGGGCAAACAGGCGGCGGTTGCGCGCCACGACCTTCAGAAAATTGGCGAAGAAGCCGCTGATGCCGGCTCGCTCGCTGATGGCGACAATCGCCTTCAGCTGATCTTCAGCGGAGAAAACCGGACTTGCGACGAAGCGCTTCAGTTCGGCGCTCTCATCCAGCATCGCCTGGAAACGGTCAAGATCGGCGGTTACGCTGTCGACGGCGCCGTGCTCGAGCGCCAGCTCGAAAAGCGACGAAGCATAGCGCTCGGCAACACCAGAAGTAAGCTGGGACGTGTCTGCCACTGGCACAAATTTCCCTGATTTCAATCCAAAATCCGGCTCTCGGCGGGCGCCGAACCTATGATCTTGAATTCGTTTTGATTTCCCCCAGAAATCACAAGAGAAGCCTCTTGCTTCTTCCGAAATTCGGGGTCCGTCTAACATAGGATGTTCGGACTCGCAACACGCGTAATGCCCGAATACGCCTTTCGCATGAATTTCTGTTCGCAAAATTGCGCAATGGCCTGAAAGCGGGCCGCGCAAGCCGCCGCCGGCGGCGAAAATCATGTTTGGAAGAAGCCGAAAACATACAGCAGCGGCAGTGCCGCGATAACTGTTTGCACAACCAGAAGTAAATAGTTGAGATAAGTACTCCCCTTATCTGACAGAATGGAGACGATGCGGGCGAACGCGGCCATGGCGAACGCTGCGCCGAATGCCGTATAAATCAGCGGCTGCGCCAGCACGACGGAACCGAGACCAAAACCGAGATAGAAGCCACCTGTCGATCGGACCTCGCTGAAACCTTCACGCCGCTCGCCGCTCGGCGCCAGGCCGAAGATCCTCATCGCAAGACCGGGCGCAAACATGATGACGAAGCCGGCGATGGCCGTGAAGGCGGCTGCGCCGAAGGCAAGCTGCTCACCAAATTCCGTCGGAAACTCAAATTCCATGCCTCGACCCCAAATCATCCGCTGATTCTGCGTTTATGCCATGATCGGCCGCATCCGGAAACGCAGCGTGCGGAACGATCTACAGAAAGCTTTGCGGATCGATATCGAGCTGCACCTGCACCGATCCGCGCTCCTTCGGCGATTGCGACAGCATCGCCCGCAGGAAGCCCTGCATGTCGGAGTTGCGTCGTCCGTGCACCAGAAGCCGGAAGCGGTGGCGGCCGCGCACCAGCGCCAGCGGCGCCTCCGCCGGGCCGAGCACCGAGATGCCGGACACCTGGGGTGCGGCGTTGCGCATGCCGCGCGCATGGTTTTCGGCGTCGTGGCGGGTTTCTGCCGATACGATGATCGAAGCCAGCCGGCCGAAGGGCGGTAGTGCAGCGCGTTCGCGCTCGGTGATCTCGCGCTCGTAAAAGGCATCGGAATCGCCTGATACAATCGCCTGCATCACGGGATGCTGCGGCTGGTAGGTCTGCAGCAGCCCATGGCTCTTGAGCCCTGTGCGCCCGGCCCGGCCGGTCACCTGCGACAGAAGCTGGAAGGTGCGCTCGGCCGCACGCGGATCGCCATTGGCGAGGCCGAGATCGGCGTCGATGATGCCGACCAGCGTCATCAGCGGAAAATTATGGCCCTTGGCGACGAGCTGGGTGCCGATGACGATATCGGCCTCGCCCCTGGCAATGGCATCGAGCTCCAGCCGCAGCCGCTTCACGCCGCCCATGATATCCGAGGACAGAACGATCGTCCGCGCCTCCGGGAAATGCCGCTCCACCTCTTCGGCAATGCGTTCGACGCCAGGCCCGCAGGCGACGAGATGGTCGAGCGTGCCACATTCCGGGCATGCTTCCGGCGTGCGCTCGGCGTGCCCGCATTGATGGCACTGCAACTGCTTGCGGAAACGATGCTCGACCAGCCAGCTCGAACATTGCGGGCATTGGAAGCGGTGACCGCAGACCCGGCAGAGCGTCAGCGGCGCATAACCACGCCGGTTGAGAAAGAGCAGCGCCTGTTCGCGCCGCTCCACCGTCTTGCCGATCGCCCGGATCAGCACTGGCGACAGGAAGCCGCCGCGCTCCGGCGCGTGCCTGCGCATATCGATGAGATGCAGGTCCGGAAGCGCCGCATCGCCGAAACGAGTCGGCAGATGGACGGTGCTGTAGCGGCCGTTCTGGCCGTTGACCTGGCTTTCCACCGACGGCGTCGCCGAGACCAGGATGACGGGAAAATCGCCGATGCGGCCGCGCACAACGGCCATGTCGCGGGCATTGTAGAAGACGCGATCTTCCTGCTTGTAAGCAGGATCGTGCTCCTCGTCGACGATGATGAGCCCGAGATCCTCGAAAGGCAGGAAAAGCGCCGAACGGGCGCCGGCCACGACGCGCACTTCGCCGGTCACTGCCTGGCGCCAGACTTTTTCGCGCATGCGCGGGGCGAGGTCGGAATGCCATTCGGCGGGTTTTGCCCCGAAGCGATCCTGGAAACGTTCCATGAAACTGGCGGTCAGCGCGATCTCCGGCAGCAGGATCAGGACCTGCCTGCCCCGTTTTAGCGTCTCGGCGATCGCTTCGAAATAGACTTCGGTCTTGCCGGAGCCGGTGACACCGTCGATCAGCGATACGCAAAATTCGCCCTTGCGAACGTCGGAGACGATCTCCGCAGCCGCCTCTTTCTGCGGCCCTTCGAGACGTGCGGCAGCAAAATCGGGATCGGGCATCGCCACGACCGGCGGCGGCGGCAGGAATATCGTCTCGAAGATGCCGAGCGTGACCAGCCCATCGACGACGCTGGTCGAAACGCCCGCCGCATGCGCCAGGCCGCTGCGCGTCCAGGACAAGCCGTCGGACGCGGTCTCGAGCACGCGCGCACGCGCCGGTGTCAGCCGCTCCGGTTCGCCGCCGACGAACTTCAGCCCCTCGACCATCGGCTCGGGCTCGAAGGCGTTCGGCGCCCTCAGCGCCATGCGTGCGACGAGCCCGGGCGGCGAGAGCGTATAGCTCGCCACCCAGTCGATGAAATCC
Encoded here:
- a CDS encoding acyltransferase family protein produces the protein MRPQERLAGADFLRAMACLLVLAHHLTLRLDMRRIPDELASTAHILRFGNFGVAIFFVLSGFLLARPFWRALDGGSGMPSLGNYAIRRAARIAPGFWFAATVSFIVSLTLLALPLTPELALRYVSGLLFMSQWHWRTFFPVEADGPLWSIPFEVTSYVLLPACFSLLFRLPGLRQRLFLARCAWVCVVAGALIAHLAILRLFALDDIGRGWAYGLQGGAKEWMPNYNPIGFFAVFALGALAAGIEIMLPAKRSLGFDVAALLAFSIAGYRLAISPGGSAEAYGWLGIPYGFPVFPLAIATALVSLCHSQRLGRLLDNAPVRYVAKISFGIYIWQEIILTLIQRLDPGSFGASSDNVVIGWLQSCGLAATLVILVASLSYHLLEGAAIDFGNRLTSHSPDQATPFKV
- a CDS encoding sugar transferase is translated as MNAFISKTRSRFDPSQRQTKTRTLLVANSNIRQPESFAKAEGRPALRLAVKRLIDIVISANALIVLAPLFLAIALFIKLDDGGPVFFRQLRWGLNGRKIKIFKFRSMRADACDPSGVQQTVKGDVRMTAIGAMLRRTNIDELPQLLNVLKGEMSLVGPRCHAINMRAAGRLYEEAVPNYHHRHIMRPGITGLAQTRGWRGPTTRPLEARARIACDIYYVRNFSLLLDLKILFKTLIIELRGGTGF
- a CDS encoding F0F1 ATP synthase subunit epsilon, with product MADNFNFELVSPERLLLSEMVTEVVIPATEGEMTVMAHHAPTMTTIKPGIVSVRSGSGRKQDYVVFGGFADILPTGCTLLAESAVPVEELNKDELTRRIEAAKKELEDAVHHEHKSKLEHFILELTHLRGVVEQD
- the atpD gene encoding F0F1 ATP synthase subunit beta gives rise to the protein MAEAATRSVGKVTQVIGAVVDVAFEGELPAILNALETDNNGNRLVLEVAQHLGENEVRTIAMDSSEGLVRGQQVVDTGAPISVPVGDETLGRIMNVIGEPVDEAGPLNTAHKRAIHQDAPAYVEQSTEAQILVTGIKVVDLLAPYAKGGKIGLFGGAGVGKTVLIMELINNVAKAHGGYSVFAGVGERTREGNDLYHEMIESGVNKHGGGEGSKAALVYGQMNEPPGARARVALTGLTVAEHFRDQGQDVLFFVDNIFRFTQAGSEVSALLGRIPSAVGYQPTLATDMGQMQERITTTTTGSITSVQAIYVPADDLTDPAPATSFAHLDATTVLSRSIAEKGIYPAVDPLDSTSRMLDPLVVGEEHYEVARKVQSTLQRYKALQDIIAILGMDELSEEDKVAVARARKIERFLSQPFFVAEVFTGSPGKLVALEDTIKGFKGLVNGEYDNLPEAAFYMVGSIDEAVEKAKKLAAA
- a CDS encoding F0F1 ATP synthase subunit gamma, with translation MPSLKDLKNRIASVKATQKITKAMKMVAAAKLRRAQEAAEAARPYSQRMNAVLANIAKAVTDADGAPVLMTGTGEDQVHLLVVCTAERGLCGGFNSQIARFARDHVRKLVAEGKTVKIFTIGKKGYDILRREFASLIVERKELREVKKIGFENADQIGKRIIEMFEAGEFDVCTLFYSEFKSVISQVPTAQQLIPAKAPEAVVEDEEHAGAVYEYEPDPASILDDLIPRNISVQIFRALLENVAGEMGAKMSAMDNATRNAGEMINKLTLSYNRQRQAQITKELIEIISGAEAL
- the atpA gene encoding F0F1 ATP synthase subunit alpha — its product is MDIRAAEISAILKDQIKNFGKEAEVSEVGQVLSVGDGIARVYGLDNVQAGEMVEFPGGIRGMALNLESDNVGVVIFGNDRDIKEGDTVKRTGAIVDVPVGPELLGRVVDALGNPIDGKGPINATRRSRVDIKAPGIIPRKSVHEPMSTGLKAIDALIPVGRGQRELVIGDRQTGKTAILLDAFLNQKAIHDNGPEGEKLYCVYVAIGQKRSTVAQFVKVLEERGALKYSIIVAATASDPAPMQYLAPFAGCAMGEYFRDNGMHALIGYDDLSKQAVSYRQMSLLLRRPPGREAYPGDVFYLHSRLLERAAKMNDDMGAGSLTALPVIETQGNDVSAFIPTNVISITDGQIFLETDLFYQGIRPAVNVGLSVSRVGSSAQIKAMKQVAGSIKGELAQYREMAAFAQFGSDLDAATQRLLNRGARLTELLKQPQFSPLKTEEQVAVIFAGVNGYLDKLPVASVGKFEQGLLSYLRSEGSAILDAIRTEKAISDDTRGKLTAALDNFAKSFQ
- a CDS encoding F0F1 ATP synthase subunit delta, translating into MPVADTSQLTSGVAERYASSLFELALEHGAVDSVTADLDRFQAMLDESAELKRFVASPVFSAEDQLKAIVAISERAGISGFFANFLKVVARNRRLFALPGMIRAFRLIAANHRGEISAEVTSAHALSQAQETELKAALKSVTGKDVTMAVTVDPSILGGLIVKVGSRQIDTSLRTKLSTLKLALKEVG
- a CDS encoding AGROH133_08824 family phage infection protein, with amino-acid sequence MEFEFPTEFGEQLAFGAAAFTAIAGFVIMFAPGLAMRIFGLAPSGERREGFSEVRSTGGFYLGFGLGSVVLAQPLIYTAFGAAFAMAAFARIVSILSDKGSTYLNYLLLVVQTVIAALPLLYVFGFFQT
- a CDS encoding primosomal protein N', giving the protein MSTDSSDLFGALFEAPPLNRTVPVLVPMPAPKPYSYSVPDDMAVEPGSVVQVPLGPRQVIGVVWDGGEDGIDPKKLRPISHVFDCPPLSREMRDFIDWVASYTLSPPGLVARMALRAPNAFEPEPMVEGLKFVGGEPERLTPARARVLETASDGLSWTRSGLAHAAGVSTSVVDGLVTLGIFETIFLPPPPVVAMPDPDFAAARLEGPQKEAAAEIVSDVRKGEFCVSLIDGVTGSGKTEVYFEAIAETLKRGRQVLILLPEIALTASFMERFQDRFGAKPAEWHSDLAPRMREKVWRQAVTGEVRVVAGARSALFLPFEDLGLIIVDEEHDPAYKQEDRVFYNARDMAVVRGRIGDFPVILVSATPSVESQVNGQNGRYSTVHLPTRFGDAALPDLHLIDMRRHAPERGGFLSPVLIRAIGKTVERREQALLFLNRRGYAPLTLCRVCGHRFQCPQCSSWLVEHRFRKQLQCHQCGHAERTPEACPECGTLDHLVACGPGVERIAEEVERHFPEARTIVLSSDIMGGVKRLRLELDAIARGEADIVIGTQLVAKGHNFPLMTLVGIIDADLGLANGDPRAAERTFQLLSQVTGRAGRTGLKSHGLLQTYQPQHPVMQAIVSGDSDAFYEREITERERAALPPFGRLASIIVSAETRHDAENHARGMRNAAPQVSGISVLGPAEAPLALVRGRHRFRLLVHGRRNSDMQGFLRAMLSQSPKERGSVQVQLDIDPQSFL